A single region of the Kwoniella botswanensis chromosome 1, complete sequence genome encodes:
- a CDS encoding riboflavin synthase, alpha subunit gives MFTGLIEHMSTISAINDPSSSNSTEGFTFTISDSAPILGDCHIGDSICVNGACLTVTEFDQSSFKVNLAPETLNRTNLGELKIGDKVNCERAMSAHTRLGGHMLQGHVDSTATIISKIQDGDSIRYQFALPPNSTLLPYIIEKGYIAIDGASLTITNVDEKEGSFGIMLISHSQEKLTLTGKKEGDKVNIEVDVVGKYILGSTSKIEGLVERLVEKKLKEKGLI, from the exons ATGTTCACCGGTTTA ATCGAGCACATGTCAACGATCTCAGCGATCAAtgacccatcttcttccaactccaccGAGGGGTTCACATTCACAATCAGTGACTCTGCACCGATCTTGGGAGATTGTCATATAGGCGATTCGATATGTGTCAACGGAGCATGCCTGACAGTCACCGAATTTGATCAATCGTCATTCAAAGTCAACTTGGCTCCTGAAACGCTCAATCGGACGAATCTTGGTGAATTGAAGATAGGTGACAAGGTGAATTGTGAAAGGGCTATGAGTGCACATACTAGACTGGGTGGTCACATGCTACAAGGACATGTAGATTCCACGGCTACGATCATATCTAAAATCCAAGATGGTGATTCGATCCGATATCAATTCGCCTTACCACCCAATTCAACATTGTTACCGTACATCATCGAAAAAGGTTATATAGCGATTGACGGTGCTTCTTTGACGATAACCAACGTAGATGAAAAAGAGGGAAGTTTCGGTATTATGTTGATCTCGCATTCACAGGAGAAATTGACGTTAACGGGTAAAAAGGAAGGAGATAAAGTGAATATAGAAGTGGATGTAGTAGGTAAATACATATTGGGAAGTACGAGTAAGATTGAAGGATTGGTGGAGAGGTTGGTGgagaagaaattgaaagaaaaAGGTCTGATATGA